In Porphyrobacter sp. LM 6, one DNA window encodes the following:
- a CDS encoding PadR family transcriptional regulator produces MSWNRYGRGGGWEKLAEAMATMAMNGNVNFGGPNWKMRARFDDDFPRGPEAEGEERGGEGFRGRRGRRGRMFGQGELRLALLALIAENPSHGYELIKAIEEMTGGDYAPSPGAVYPTLQLLEDEGSIEEAQAEGAKKPFAATAQGLEELEDRKDEVKELMRRLGRHAERTTTVRSHDVFRAMGNLGSVLKNRAKAGKLDEATINEIVDMIDEMAKRIERL; encoded by the coding sequence ATGAGCTGGAACCGGTATGGTCGCGGCGGCGGTTGGGAAAAGCTGGCTGAAGCTATGGCGACGATGGCCATGAACGGGAACGTCAATTTCGGCGGCCCGAACTGGAAGATGCGCGCGCGTTTCGACGATGATTTTCCGCGCGGCCCCGAAGCTGAGGGCGAAGAACGCGGCGGTGAAGGCTTCCGTGGTCGGCGCGGCCGTCGCGGCCGGATGTTCGGCCAGGGCGAACTGCGCCTCGCGCTGCTGGCGCTGATCGCCGAGAACCCCTCGCACGGCTATGAACTGATCAAGGCAATCGAGGAAATGACCGGCGGCGATTACGCCCCCAGCCCGGGTGCGGTCTATCCGACGCTGCAATTGCTCGAAGACGAGGGCTCGATCGAGGAGGCGCAGGCCGAAGGCGCGAAGAAGCCCTTTGCCGCGACCGCGCAGGGTCTCGAAGAGCTTGAAGACCGCAAGGACGAGGTCAAGGAGCTGATGCGCCGCCTCGGTCGTCACGCCGAACGCACCACCACCGTCCGCTCGCATGATGTGTTCCGGGCGATGGGCAACCTCGGCTCGGTGCTCAAGAACCGCGCCAAGGCGGGCAAGCTCGACGAGGCGACCATCAACGAGATCGTCGACATGATCGACGAGATGGCCAAGCGCATCGAGCGGCTGTAA